The stretch of DNA GTCATCAGTTTCTTCAGTCTGGCCATTGATTCCTGTTCATTTCCTTTACTCATGAAGTCTGTGCCAAAGCCTGGTATCATAccctggacagacacacacacacacacacagtccttgtAAGTCCAGcagctgaaatgtttttttgagACTCAGGTGCTGAGCTTACCATGATCTGTCCGAAGGGACCCATCTTCATGATGTTCTGGAACTGCTCGTACATGTCTCTGAGGGTGAACTGACCTGCAGGCCAGAGGTTGCATGTCAGTCAAtatacccacaatgcactgcatGCTCTGTGGGTCTATGTGTGTTCTCACCATGTTTCAGTTTGTCAATCAGCTCCTCATTGTCATCAAGCTTCAGCTCGTTCACTCTGTCGATCAGGCCCTCGATGTCGCCCATCCCTGTGGGTTTCCACAGAATGTTACTCAGTGAAGTCTACGATTCAACCACATGTgcagtgtggttgtgtgtgtgtgctggtctcCAGCACAATGCAAACAGTGCAAGTGATTACCGAGGAGTTTGCTGATGAACGGCTGAGTCTTGAATGGCTCAAAGTCATCGATGTGTTCGCCTGTACCAATAAAGATGATGGGACTTCTGGTGGCCGCCACACTGAGAGGAGGCATCAGCAGAAGAAGTTAAACATGCATTAATAGAATATACAttattaatccctttgagaAGGAAAGCACGTGTGctgtatcaggcgggctgtactCCCCCCCCAGCAGACTACAGCATAAAAAGTGTACcagccaccacagactggtagaacatcttGTCATCATCATTGTCACCATGCAGTCGAAGATGTTTGCTTACGCGCTcagagctcctcctcctttggCATGTCCATCCAGTTTGGTGACGATCACAGACGCTACATCCACTTTGTCTTTAAAGGCTTTAGCTTGAGACTCACAGGCCTGACCAATCGATGCGTCCATCACGTACACAATATTGTCTGGTTGCTACGGAAACAGAGGCAGAATATTAGCAAAGCAGCACTAACTCCCCTGGCCCTGCACTTCACACACTTGAGTCCAGGACAAAGGACCTGCAGAGGTTCATGTACTCACCACAGCGTTGGACACCTGCAGCATCTCTTCAAACAGCGAGTCTTCCTGTTTGTGACGCCCGCTGGTGTCCACAATGATGATCTCAAAGTTCTCTGCTTTGAACTTCTCCACGCCCTCAGAGGCAATCACTACTGGATCCATCTCTGTGTaactaaaaacaacacacaggccAGCAGTCAGGTGACGACACcagaacacagagcacagcaggGTGCCACCTGCCCACCGCCTGTGGGAGGACTCACCTGCCGTAGAAAGGGATTCTGGCTTTGGTTGCATTTTGTTTCAGCTGATCGAAGGcacctgagagagagacaagccGAGGGTTATCACAGTGTGGGAGCAGGTAGGTAGAAGGATGTGTGAGGTGAATGAAAGCAGCTGAAGCGCGGCTCACCTGCTCTGAATGTGTCAGCACAGATGAGGCAGGTCTTCCATCCTTTCCTCTGGTAATAATAGGCCAGCTGCAGAGAACACAGCAGCCAAAGTCAGACCAGGCAGCAGGGGGTTAATGCACAGGGGATATGTCTCAGGTGTGTGAGTCACCTTAGAGCAGGTTGTTGTCTTGCCGCTGCCCTGCAGACCAACAAACATGATGACATTGTTCTTTCCTTTGGTCGGAGTCCAGGCCTTCACACCAGGGTCCACCAGCTGGAACAGAGTTCAGACATGTTGTTTAAGAACATGTCAGCCATACACAAGACACCTAAACCGCCTGGTGGTCTGACCTTGACGAGCTCCTTGAAGACGGCATGCTGGATCATCCGCCTCTTGTTCAGACCTGAGGCCATCTCCTCCAGATCAATAGCAGACCTGCAGGGacgaaaaagaaaacatcagggTCGCTGCTGAACTGGACCAAAGCTGCTTCAGAGTTAGACCAGAACCGCTGCTTAGGGACCGAGCGGCATCAGACTCACTTGACGTTCTCTCTCAGCTGTTTGACCAGCTTGATGTTGACGTCAGCCTCCAGCAGCGCCGCGCACACCTCCTTCAACATGGCATTCAACACCTGAGCGAAAGACACACCTGGTTAACCTCCTGTAACTGCAGACATCTGTGGCAGCTGTTAACATGTTACCTCTTCATTGATGATGGTGGCATTGCTGAGTGACCTCAGTGCAGAGGTGATCTTCCTCCCCAGATCGGCGAGCACCATGATGCCGGTCTGACTTAATcctagggaaaaaaaacaaagatttgaaTCACAGACAATGATCAGATTATCAACTACCCACTTGGATGACTACTGAAAATAATGGTGTCACAGCATCAGTCAGTGCAACATGTTGCatcacttactgtgtgtgtgagtgagtgttttGGAGGGAAACCCCCCAACGTAGCCTGATCAGGGTCAGCTGACAGGTGAAGGAGGCAGCCACCCACGTTCTGTACAGAAGAGAGATCAATCAGAACCACGGTGGATCTCAGATGCTCTCAGACAAAGGGCCACCAGACCGACTGGGACTTATTCTGGTGGAGGGTTTCTACCTCTGAGCTGCATGACAGGCATCCACCCAGCCAACACAGACCGATACCTTCACATCAACACAGTGTCACTGGTTTAAAATGGTCTCACTGCTGCCTGACATCACGGTGTCTGTATGAGACCATTTTAACTGCAGCTTCATCATGTGACATGTTTCAGTCAGATCCTtcatgcagctcctcctcctcttcataaCAACAGTGGCTTCTAATCACAGAAACACTCCATCTATCATCTGTGGAAGACTGACCTGGAGGTGGCAATAAGGATAAACTCACACCGATGTTTCAATGTGAGTGATATTATCAGGATTTTGAAGACTAAACCTAAAGACAAGTTTCTGTAAAGTTAGATGTTGTGAGTTTAATTAGTATAAACACATTACATGAACTCGTATGTACGGGTGTTTTTATTTTCGGTAATCAGACTGATTGGTCGTGTGTCTAATCAGTTTCTGCTGCGCTAACATGTCAGCTGTTTACAGCGTTTCTCCATGCTAACTGTTAGCAGCTAGCTGCTGCCGTTCACACAGAGTTGGGGGATTAGCCGTTAGCCGATCCGGCCGTGTCGTTAGCCGTTAGCTGGGAGCCTGTCAGCGCGTCGAAGCCACAGAATAAGGTTCAGCAAAGACTTTACCGCGCT from Parambassis ranga chromosome 22, fParRan2.1, whole genome shotgun sequence encodes:
- the LOC114427730 gene encoding signal recognition particle 54 kDa protein, which translates into the protein MVLADLGRKITSALRSLSNATIINEEVLNAMLKEVCAALLEADVNIKLVKQLRENVKSAIDLEEMASGLNKRRMIQHAVFKELVKLVDPGVKAWTPTKGKNNVIMFVGLQGSGKTTTCSKLAYYYQRKGWKTCLICADTFRAGAFDQLKQNATKARIPFYGSYTEMDPVVIASEGVEKFKAENFEIIIVDTSGRHKQEDSLFEEMLQVSNAVQPDNIVYVMDASIGQACESQAKAFKDKVDVASVIVTKLDGHAKGGGALSAVAATRSPIIFIGTGEHIDDFEPFKTQPFISKLLGMGDIEGLIDRVNELKLDDNEELIDKLKHGQFTLRDMYEQFQNIMKMGPFGQIMGMIPGFGTDFMSKGNEQESMARLKKLMTIMDSMNDQELDSKDGAKLFSKQPNRIQRVARGSGVATRDVQELLTQYTKFAQMVKKMGGIKGLFKGGDMSKNVNPSQMAKLNQQMAKMMDPRVLHHMGGMAGLQSMMRQFQQGAAGNMKGMMGFNNM